From one Paenibacillus sp. FSL K6-1330 genomic stretch:
- a CDS encoding NAD(P)-dependent oxidoreductase has product MKIFVAGSTGVIGQRLLPRLVQAGHEVTGMTHHPQRKGLIESWGARGIIADAFDREGMIAAIGEIRPDVVIHQLTSLSQWNLEDNARIRMEGTRHLVEAAQIHGVKRMIAQSIAWAYEPGDHPATEDVPLDVQAPAPRKSTIDGIVSLEHAVAQMPNHVILRYGMFYGPGTWYDANGVMAEKVRTRALPATDGIMSFLHVEDAANAALQALNWPAGPVNIVDDEPATGTVWLPVYAEALQAPAPAYQAGSKRGERGASNAKARQEYGWHPLHPTWRTGFAHSLR; this is encoded by the coding sequence ATCAAAATATTCGTAGCAGGCTCTACTGGCGTTATCGGTCAGCGGTTGCTTCCGAGGCTGGTGCAAGCTGGTCATGAGGTTACAGGCATGACCCACCATCCTCAGCGAAAAGGGTTGATCGAATCATGGGGAGCAAGGGGGATCATAGCAGATGCTTTTGATCGGGAAGGGATGATAGCCGCGATCGGGGAAATACGGCCGGATGTCGTTATCCATCAGCTCACTTCGCTAAGCCAATGGAATCTGGAGGATAATGCGAGGATTCGAATGGAGGGTACCCGTCATCTGGTAGAAGCCGCGCAGATCCATGGCGTTAAACGAATGATTGCCCAGAGCATTGCCTGGGCTTATGAGCCCGGAGATCATCCTGCCACCGAAGACGTCCCCTTGGATGTCCAGGCGCCTGCGCCGCGCAAGTCCACGATAGACGGGATCGTCTCGCTGGAACATGCCGTTGCACAAATGCCGAATCACGTCATTTTAAGGTATGGTATGTTCTATGGCCCTGGCACGTGGTACGACGCCAACGGGGTAATGGCGGAAAAGGTACGAACTCGAGCTCTTCCGGCAACGGATGGCATCATGTCATTTCTCCATGTCGAGGATGCGGCGAATGCCGCTCTGCAGGCATTGAACTGGCCGGCGGGTCCGGTCAATATCGTAGATGACGAGCCTGCTACAGGTACGGTGTGGCTACCGGTGTATGCCGAGGCGCTGCAAGCGCCTGCTCCAGCATATCAAGCGGGGAGTAAGCGCGGCGAACGGGGTGCTTCCAACGCCAAAGCCCGGCAGGAGTACGGTTGGCATCCGCTGCACCCCACGTGGCGAACAGGGTTCGCGCATTCGCTGAGATGA
- a CDS encoding DUF1963 domain-containing protein, with translation MTERLPCRSEGCSATILPATAAKTGGYCMPCKQEMERKERQRYIEQNRRDIDLYEGITDPVEILKIMHAPLRRDPLIRYIPYPLKREEVYSALSPSEAERMLTIALDLLEAGDEDTCQEIVVSLVCYQNKSLESCIPTLMEHGIYYPGILFKDASAHSRDKLLQQVEQDKDNRNHLLLALAWIGDDQVVHQFQEWRAVPPSWAEELYVPPEAYAHEGGWELTEKGSKRLLFYHDSYAIEKIELSESTCVAEPEPAKFLKEHSTLCPWCGSSLTTLTDLDISHPKLQFLGVSGERLRVSTCLNCSCYDTIYMDVDFHGKSEWSQVNSRQGYVPEPNSEKDDRNYSAVGQSLRLADHPRNSYYAAYWALGPAVSQIGGYQAWIQDAVYPSCSCCSKSMTFIGQLDWEQIEEYGEGIYYMFLCADCQVTATLFQQT, from the coding sequence ATGACAGAACGGCTGCCATGTCGAAGCGAAGGCTGTTCCGCAACGATATTACCGGCAACCGCGGCCAAGACCGGCGGTTATTGCATGCCGTGCAAGCAGGAAATGGAGCGCAAGGAACGGCAGCGTTACATAGAACAAAATCGGAGAGACATCGACTTATACGAAGGGATTACAGATCCAGTAGAGATCCTTAAGATCATGCATGCCCCGCTGAGGCGGGATCCATTGATTCGATATATTCCCTATCCTCTAAAAAGAGAAGAGGTATATTCAGCATTATCACCAAGTGAGGCCGAGCGCATGCTGACTATTGCCCTTGATCTGCTGGAAGCGGGCGATGAGGACACCTGCCAGGAAATTGTGGTTTCCCTGGTCTGTTATCAGAACAAGTCGCTTGAATCCTGTATCCCAACATTGATGGAGCACGGTATCTATTATCCCGGCATTTTGTTCAAAGATGCATCTGCCCATAGCCGCGACAAGCTGCTGCAACAAGTAGAACAGGACAAGGATAACCGCAACCATCTGCTGCTTGCCCTGGCTTGGATTGGGGATGATCAGGTTGTGCACCAATTTCAAGAATGGCGGGCCGTGCCTCCATCATGGGCAGAGGAACTATATGTTCCGCCTGAAGCTTATGCGCATGAAGGGGGATGGGAGCTTACGGAGAAAGGGAGCAAGCGCCTATTATTCTATCATGACAGCTACGCCATAGAAAAAATAGAGCTGTCAGAAAGCACATGTGTAGCAGAACCGGAACCCGCAAAATTTTTGAAGGAGCATTCCACTCTCTGTCCATGGTGCGGAAGCAGTCTAACCACCTTGACGGATCTGGACATCAGCCATCCGAAGCTTCAATTCTTGGGGGTGTCCGGAGAGAGGCTGCGAGTGAGCACCTGTCTGAACTGCAGCTGTTACGATACGATCTATATGGACGTAGATTTCCATGGGAAATCCGAATGGAGCCAAGTCAATAGTAGACAGGGTTATGTACCGGAGCCTAATTCCGAGAAGGATGATAGGAACTATTCGGCGGTGGGGCAGTCCTTACGGCTTGCGGACCATCCTCGCAACAGCTATTATGCGGCCTATTGGGCGCTTGGTCCGGCGGTTTCGCAAATCGGCGGCTATCAGGCTTGGATTCAGGACGCCGTATATCCCTCCTGCTCCTGCTGTTCCAAAAGCATGACATTCATCGGGCAGCTGGACTGGGAACAGATCGAGGAGTATGGAGAAGGCATTTATTATATGTTCCTGTGCGCGGACTGCCAGGTGACCGCAACCTTGTTCCAGCAGACGTAA